A single Microbacterium protaetiae DNA region contains:
- the cofC gene encoding 2-phospho-L-lactate guanylyltransferase — MLHGWTVVIPVKPTALGKSRLVGSGDRAALARAIALDTIEAARRVCPVVVVTADAEVAAAARELGASVVGEGEPAGLNAAIARGVDAARSGHRAAMLGDLPALRSTDLAAALRDAASLDRAVVPDAEGTGSTLVTARAGMAWASAFGADSLARHIALGCTALDAAASLRRDVDTVEQLAAAATLGLGPRTSTLQPTSHNDTVAITLEELSDTRRKRG, encoded by the coding sequence TTGTTACACGGGTGGACGGTCGTCATCCCGGTCAAACCCACCGCACTCGGCAAGTCGCGGCTGGTCGGATCCGGCGATCGCGCTGCGCTGGCCCGCGCCATAGCGCTCGACACGATCGAGGCCGCGCGGCGCGTGTGCCCTGTCGTCGTGGTGACGGCCGATGCCGAGGTCGCCGCCGCCGCACGCGAGCTCGGGGCGAGCGTGGTCGGCGAGGGCGAACCGGCAGGGCTCAACGCCGCCATCGCACGCGGGGTGGATGCCGCACGCTCGGGCCACCGCGCGGCCATGCTGGGCGATCTGCCCGCGCTGCGCTCGACAGATCTGGCCGCGGCGCTGCGGGATGCGGCTTCCCTCGACCGCGCCGTGGTGCCCGATGCCGAGGGCACCGGCTCGACTCTGGTCACCGCGCGCGCAGGCATGGCGTGGGCGTCGGCGTTCGGCGCCGACTCGCTCGCCCGGCACATCGCGCTGGGCTGCACGGCGCTGGATGCCGCCGCCTCACTGCGCCGCGACGTCGACACGGTCGAGCAGCTCGCTGCGGCTGCCACCCTGGGACTGGGTCCCCGCACGAGCACGCTGCAGCCAACATCGCACAATGACACCGTGGCGATTACGCTGGAAGAACTGTCCGATACGAGGAGGAAGCGCGGATGA
- a CDS encoding WXG100 family type VII secretion target has protein sequence MSDRITIDFPRVVEAVRQLQTAADSIQSILETLDGELSTLETQWTGEAFEAYRRMRRDWFVHMGALQAKLDSYSQVLDTSGKAMQKTESNLAKAL, from the coding sequence ATGAGCGACCGGATCACGATCGACTTTCCCCGGGTTGTCGAGGCGGTTCGCCAGTTGCAGACTGCAGCCGACAGCATCCAGAGCATCCTCGAGACGCTGGATGGCGAACTGAGCACGCTCGAGACGCAGTGGACCGGTGAGGCGTTCGAGGCCTATCGGCGAATGCGCCGAGACTGGTTCGTGCACATGGGCGCGCTGCAGGCGAAGCTCGACTCGTATTCCCAGGTGCTCGACACTTCGGGCAAGGCGATGCAGAAGACGGAATCGAACCTCGCGAAAGCCCTCTGA